A genome region from Geodermatophilus bullaregiensis includes the following:
- the aroQ gene encoding type II 3-dehydroquinate dehydratase: MTIQVLNGANLGRLGTREPEKYGTTTYAQLVSRVEEVAGELGVQVQVRQTDDEGELIGWVHAAADAGDAVVVNPAGWSHTSVVLRDALATLTAPLVEVHISNIHRREEFRHHSYVSGVADGVIAGLGVQGYELALRYLAAQGAR; encoded by the coding sequence GTGACCATCCAGGTGCTCAACGGCGCCAACCTCGGCCGGCTCGGCACCCGCGAGCCGGAGAAGTACGGGACGACGACGTACGCGCAGCTGGTGTCACGGGTCGAGGAGGTCGCCGGGGAGCTCGGCGTGCAGGTGCAGGTCCGGCAGACCGACGACGAGGGCGAGCTGATCGGCTGGGTGCACGCCGCGGCCGACGCCGGGGACGCCGTCGTGGTCAACCCGGCCGGCTGGTCGCACACCTCCGTCGTCCTGCGCGACGCGCTCGCGACGCTGACCGCCCCGCTCGTCGAGGTGCACATCAGCAACATCCACCGGCGCGAGGAGTTCCGGCACCACTCCTACGTCTCGGGGGTCGCCGACGGCGTGATCGCCGGGCTCGGTGTGCAGGGCTACGAGCTGGCGCTGCGCTACCTCGCCGCGCAGGGCGCGCGATGA
- the aroB gene encoding 3-dehydroquinate synthase: MTVAGDEPYDVVIGPGAQVELGLVLAGTPRAAVVHTPPLAALAGAAVETLQTAGVAAEAVVVPDGEAAKTAEVAAGVWDELGRLGLTRSDAVVGVGGGAVTDLAGFVAATWLRGVRVVQVPTSVLGMVDAAVGGKTGINTAAGKNLVGAFHPPAGVLADTDALGGLSEAEFRSGMAEVVKCGLIADAGILDLLDADPTGRRDTEELIERAVRVKADAVGEDLHDTGVREFLNYGHTLAHAIERVEDFGWRHGEAVAVGLVFAAELAGQAGLLSRADVDRHRDLVAAMGLPTRCAGDWAALQAVMRVDKKARGATLRFVVLDGLGNPRILADPDQAWLDAAWAAVSETT; this comes from the coding sequence GTGACCGTCGCGGGGGACGAGCCGTACGACGTCGTCATCGGCCCCGGCGCGCAGGTCGAGCTGGGCCTGGTACTGGCCGGGACACCGAGGGCCGCCGTCGTGCACACCCCGCCGCTGGCGGCGCTGGCCGGGGCCGCCGTCGAGACGCTGCAGACCGCCGGGGTGGCCGCCGAGGCCGTCGTCGTCCCCGACGGGGAGGCGGCCAAGACCGCCGAGGTCGCCGCCGGCGTGTGGGACGAGCTCGGCCGCCTGGGGCTGACCCGCTCGGACGCCGTCGTCGGCGTGGGCGGGGGAGCGGTCACCGACCTCGCCGGGTTCGTCGCCGCCACCTGGCTGCGCGGCGTGCGCGTCGTCCAGGTGCCCACCAGCGTGCTCGGCATGGTCGACGCCGCCGTCGGCGGGAAGACCGGCATCAACACCGCCGCGGGCAAGAACCTGGTCGGCGCGTTCCACCCGCCGGCCGGCGTGCTGGCCGACACCGACGCCCTCGGCGGCCTGTCGGAGGCGGAGTTCCGCTCCGGCATGGCCGAGGTGGTCAAGTGCGGCCTCATCGCCGACGCCGGCATCCTCGACCTGCTCGACGCCGACCCGACCGGCCGCCGCGACACCGAGGAGCTCATCGAGCGGGCGGTGCGGGTCAAGGCCGACGCCGTGGGGGAGGACCTGCACGACACGGGCGTGCGCGAGTTCCTCAACTACGGGCACACGCTGGCCCACGCCATCGAGCGGGTCGAGGACTTCGGCTGGCGGCACGGCGAGGCGGTCGCCGTCGGGCTGGTCTTCGCCGCCGAGCTGGCCGGGCAGGCCGGGCTGCTGAGCCGCGCCGACGTCGACCGGCACCGCGACCTGGTCGCCGCGATGGGGCTGCCCACCCGCTGCGCCGGCGACTGGGCCGCGCTGCAGGCGGTCATGCGGGTGGACAAGAAAGCCCGGGGCGCGACGCTGCGGTTCGTCGTCCTGGACGGGCTCGGCAACCCGCGGATCCTCGCCGACCCCGACCAGGCCTGGCTCGACGCGGCGTGGGCCGCAGTATCGGAGACGACGTGA
- a CDS encoding shikimate kinase, with amino-acid sequence MSAPLLVLVGPPASGKTTVGTAVATALGAPFRDTDTDVEAVAGTTVADLFISYGEPHFRAMEEQAVARALAEHAGVLALGGGAVLSAASRQLLVAYGRDGGTVVHLDVDLPSAAKRAGLARDRPILGVNPRAMLRTLLEQRAPLYAEVATVVVSTGGRDPQDVVAEVLAALPAGADR; translated from the coding sequence GTGAGCGCGCCGCTGCTGGTGCTGGTGGGCCCCCCGGCCTCGGGCAAGACGACCGTCGGGACGGCGGTGGCGACGGCGCTCGGCGCTCCGTTCCGCGACACCGACACCGACGTCGAGGCCGTCGCCGGCACCACCGTCGCCGACCTGTTCATCTCCTACGGCGAGCCGCACTTCCGCGCGATGGAGGAGCAGGCGGTGGCCCGGGCGCTGGCCGAGCACGCCGGCGTGCTGGCCCTGGGCGGCGGCGCGGTGCTCAGCGCGGCCAGCCGGCAGCTGCTGGTCGCCTACGGCCGCGACGGCGGGACCGTCGTCCACCTCGACGTCGACCTGCCCTCGGCGGCCAAGCGGGCGGGTCTGGCCCGCGACCGCCCGATCCTCGGCGTCAACCCGCGGGCCATGCTGCGCACCCTGCTCGAGCAGCGCGCGCCGCTCTACGCCGAGGTGGCCACCGTCGTGGTGTCCACCGGCGGCCGCGACCCGCAGGACGTCGTCGCCGAGGTCCTCGCCGCCCTCCCCGCCGGAGCCGACCGGTGA
- the aroC gene encoding chorismate synthase: MLRWLTAGESHGQQLTAILEGLPAGVQVQTADLDVDLARRRLGHGRGARMSFEQDVVTLTGGVRHGVTQGGPIAVQVGNTEWPKWQTVMAADPVDPEVLAGQARNAPLTRPRPGHADLAGMQKYGFDDARPVLERASARETAARVALGAIAKAFLRQTLDVDVVSHVVAIGPVAVPDGVLPGPQDNPGIDDDPVRCADPATSEVMVAEVDDARKNGDTLGGVVEVVVHGLPPGLGSHVHWDRRLDSRLAAALMGVQSVKAVEVGDGLETARRRGSVAHDEIVSEDGRLRRVTDRAGGIEGGMTNGEALRVRAAMKPISTVPRALATVDVATGDAAVAINQRSDACAVPRGSVVMEAMVALVLADAALEKFGGDSVAETRRNARAYLDALPYR; this comes from the coding sequence ATGTTGCGCTGGCTGACCGCCGGTGAGTCGCACGGCCAGCAGCTCACCGCCATCCTCGAGGGCCTGCCCGCCGGCGTGCAGGTCCAGACCGCCGACCTCGACGTCGACCTGGCCCGCCGCCGGCTCGGTCACGGCCGCGGTGCCCGCATGTCCTTCGAGCAGGACGTCGTCACCCTGACCGGAGGCGTCCGGCACGGCGTCACCCAGGGCGGCCCGATAGCGGTGCAGGTCGGCAACACCGAGTGGCCCAAGTGGCAGACGGTCATGGCCGCCGACCCGGTCGACCCCGAGGTGCTCGCCGGCCAGGCGCGCAATGCCCCGCTGACCCGGCCGCGCCCCGGCCACGCCGACCTCGCCGGCATGCAGAAGTACGGCTTCGACGACGCCCGCCCGGTGCTCGAGCGGGCCAGCGCCCGGGAGACCGCCGCCCGCGTCGCCCTCGGCGCCATCGCGAAGGCCTTCCTGCGGCAGACGCTGGACGTCGACGTCGTCAGCCACGTCGTCGCCATCGGCCCGGTCGCCGTGCCCGACGGCGTGCTGCCCGGCCCGCAGGACAACCCGGGCATCGACGACGACCCGGTGCGCTGCGCCGACCCGGCCACCAGCGAGGTGATGGTCGCCGAGGTCGACGACGCCCGGAAGAACGGCGACACCCTCGGCGGGGTCGTCGAGGTCGTCGTCCACGGCCTGCCGCCGGGCCTGGGCAGCCACGTGCACTGGGACCGCCGGCTGGACTCCCGCCTGGCCGCCGCGCTCATGGGCGTGCAGTCGGTCAAGGCGGTCGAGGTCGGCGACGGCCTGGAGACCGCGCGCCGCCGCGGCTCGGTCGCGCACGACGAGATCGTCAGCGAGGACGGCCGGCTGCGGCGGGTCACCGACCGCGCCGGCGGCATCGAGGGCGGCATGACCAACGGCGAGGCGCTGCGGGTCCGCGCGGCGATGAAGCCGATCTCCACCGTGCCGCGGGCCCTGGCCACCGTCGACGTCGCCACCGGGGACGCCGCGGTCGCCATCAACCAGCGCAGCGACGCCTGCGCCGTGCCGCGCGGCAGCGTGGTGATGGAGGCGATGGTCGCCCTCGTCCTGGCCGACGCCGCGCTGGAGAAGTTCGGCGGCGACTCGGTGGCCGAGACCCGCCGCAACGCGCGGGCCTACCTCGACGCGCTGCCGTACCGGTGA
- a CDS encoding prepilin peptidase: MTPAVPREVLLAAAVLAAVLVGPLLARAAVRLATRDAAARPSAARVLVTCVLLAALLCGAVLLTGARPAGLALAWAAGAGVVLAQVDLAVHRLPDRVTLPAGAVCAAALLADAALLGTWPALLRALLAGAAAGGIALLAALAAPAGLGLGDVKLLALLGLVLGWAGWGVLLAGVLLGLLAGAAVSLLLVATRRAGWRTALPFGPPLLLGAALALAVQGPLP, translated from the coding sequence GTGACCCCCGCCGTCCCCCGCGAGGTGCTGCTCGCGGCCGCCGTGCTGGCCGCCGTCCTCGTCGGGCCGCTGCTCGCCCGGGCCGCCGTCCGGCTGGCCACCCGCGACGCCGCCGCCCGGCCCTCGGCCGCCCGGGTGCTGGTCACCTGTGTCCTGCTGGCGGCCCTGCTGTGCGGCGCGGTCCTGCTCACCGGCGCCCGCCCGGCCGGCCTCGCGCTGGCCTGGGCCGCCGGCGCCGGCGTCGTCCTCGCGCAGGTCGACCTCGCCGTCCACCGGCTGCCCGACCGCGTCACCCTGCCGGCCGGGGCCGTGTGCGCGGCCGCGCTGCTGGCCGACGCCGCCCTCCTCGGCACCTGGCCCGCGCTGCTGCGCGCCCTGCTCGCCGGGGCCGCCGCCGGGGGCATCGCGCTGCTGGCCGCCCTGGCCGCCCCGGCCGGGCTCGGTCTCGGCGACGTCAAGCTGCTCGCCCTGCTCGGGCTGGTGCTGGGCTGGGCCGGGTGGGGCGTGCTGCTGGCCGGCGTCCTCCTCGGCCTGCTGGCCGGCGCGGCCGTCTCGCTGCTGCTGGTGGCCACCCGCCGGGCGGGCTGGCGCACCGCGCTGCCGTTCGGCCCGCCGCTGCTGCTCGGCGCGGCGCTCGCCCTGGCGGTGCAGGGCCCGCTGCCCTGA
- a CDS encoding shikimate dehydrogenase, translating to MPAAPSAGRAAVLGRPVTHSLSPLLHRAAYAALDLSGWTYDALDLGPEDLPVLLAGLGPEWRGFSVTMPCKQAAVAVADAVEPLPRLLGAANTLVHTAAGWRAENTDVHGVGMALQTGGVERVAHAAIVGAGGTAAAAAVALAELGAEHVDVLVRAPDRAADVVRVLGALGVAAEVRRLTPGAVDAPVVVSTVPIGAHPDLGGLGWRAGQTLLDVLYAPWPTPVAERAAAAGTRVISGIEVLFWQATVQVELMTGQPAPIGPMRAALDAALPG from the coding sequence GTGCCCGCAGCCCCGTCCGCCGGCCGGGCGGCCGTCCTCGGCCGCCCGGTCACGCACTCCCTGTCGCCGCTGCTGCACCGGGCGGCCTACGCCGCGCTCGACCTGTCCGGCTGGACCTACGACGCGCTCGACCTCGGTCCCGAGGACCTGCCCGTCCTGCTGGCCGGCCTCGGCCCCGAGTGGCGCGGCTTCTCGGTGACCATGCCGTGCAAGCAGGCGGCGGTGGCCGTCGCCGACGCCGTCGAGCCGCTGCCCCGGCTGCTGGGTGCGGCCAACACCCTGGTGCACACCGCCGCGGGGTGGCGGGCGGAGAACACCGACGTCCACGGCGTCGGCATGGCGCTGCAGACCGGCGGGGTCGAGCGGGTCGCGCACGCCGCGATCGTCGGTGCCGGCGGGACGGCGGCCGCCGCGGCCGTGGCCCTGGCCGAGCTCGGTGCCGAGCACGTCGACGTCCTGGTCCGGGCGCCCGACCGCGCCGCCGACGTCGTCCGGGTGCTCGGCGCGCTCGGTGTCGCCGCGGAGGTCCGGCGGCTCACGCCGGGTGCCGTCGACGCCCCCGTGGTCGTCAGCACGGTGCCGATCGGCGCCCACCCCGACCTCGGCGGCCTCGGCTGGCGGGCCGGGCAGACGCTGCTCGACGTCCTCTACGCCCCCTGGCCCACCCCGGTGGCCGAGCGGGCGGCGGCGGCCGGCACCCGCGTCATCAGCGGCATCGAGGTGCTGTTCTGGCAGGCGACCGTCCAGGTGGAGCTCATGACGGGCCAGCCGGCGCCGATCGGCCCGATGCGCGCCGCCCTGGACGCCGCTCTCCCCGGGTGA
- the mltG gene encoding endolytic transglycosylase MltG, whose translation MTGPVPPFGRGRHAGPDTLGGTGSLWDTPGRGRPADVPPTSRLPVGPVPTHPGGSGRGAGLLERGLPVLSGRHSAPGDDDRTGPLPGGSQPMPPGTGLPPRPAGAWSRLQRRDAAPPDAAETRHIEAVDVPTQAHPAVDPHDSPAATRWDAHRDDAHPDDANPDDHWDEDATGGLEVIGSGRGDEGRRRGRRARRAAPAEHADADHHDDDHHGDDDHRDVLGGHHDDHGRGARSGRRRRSPLANLLALVVLAGVIAGVVLGGRALIGLVNPADEDYAGAGTGTVEVRVGGGDTLSDIARTLVEQDVIASAGPFVDAAEADPDSMGIQPGVYSLRAQMSGQAALDLLLDPASRLVSRVTVPEGFTVAATLQRVAEATGLPIEEVQAAAADTASLGLPAYADGQLEGFLFPATYDVEPDDTATEVLRAMVGRFTEVATDLQLEQRAAASGRSPYDVVVVASMIQSETRLDEERPDVAQVVYNRLAQGIPLGIDATLAYGLQKNGNDLTVTDLQTDSPYNTRTRAGLPPTPVSSPGEASLEAALSPTTGDLLYYVLESEDGRHFFTSDYAEFQAARQRCADAGLGCGG comes from the coding sequence GTGACCGGTCCGGTGCCGCCGTTCGGGCGGGGCCGGCACGCAGGGCCCGACACCCTCGGTGGCACCGGCAGCCTGTGGGACACCCCGGGCCGCGGCCGGCCGGCCGACGTCCCCCCGACCTCCCGCCTCCCGGTCGGCCCCGTCCCCACCCACCCCGGCGGCTCCGGTCGCGGCGCGGGCCTGCTCGAGCGGGGCCTGCCGGTCCTCAGCGGCCGGCACTCCGCCCCCGGCGACGACGACCGCACCGGCCCGCTGCCCGGCGGCAGCCAGCCCATGCCGCCCGGGACAGGGCTCCCGCCCCGCCCGGCGGGCGCGTGGTCGCGGCTGCAGCGCCGCGACGCCGCCCCGCCCGACGCGGCGGAGACCCGCCACATCGAGGCCGTCGACGTGCCCACCCAGGCGCACCCGGCCGTCGATCCGCACGACTCCCCCGCGGCCACCCGCTGGGACGCCCACCGGGACGACGCGCACCCCGACGACGCGAACCCCGACGACCACTGGGACGAGGACGCCACCGGCGGGCTCGAGGTCATCGGCTCCGGTCGCGGCGACGAGGGCCGCCGGCGCGGCCGCCGCGCCCGCCGCGCGGCGCCGGCCGAGCACGCCGACGCCGACCACCACGACGACGACCACCACGGCGACGACGACCACCGCGACGTCCTCGGCGGCCACCACGACGACCACGGACGTGGTGCCCGGTCCGGACGCCGCCGTCGCAGCCCCCTGGCCAACCTGCTCGCGCTGGTCGTGCTCGCCGGCGTGATCGCCGGCGTCGTCCTCGGCGGACGGGCGCTGATCGGCCTGGTCAACCCCGCGGACGAGGACTACGCCGGCGCGGGCACCGGCACCGTCGAGGTGCGCGTCGGGGGTGGCGACACCCTCAGCGACATCGCCCGCACGCTCGTCGAGCAGGACGTCATCGCCTCCGCCGGCCCCTTCGTCGACGCCGCCGAGGCCGATCCCGACTCGATGGGCATCCAGCCCGGCGTCTACTCCCTGCGCGCGCAGATGAGCGGCCAGGCGGCGCTGGACCTCCTGCTCGACCCGGCCAGCCGGCTGGTCTCGCGGGTCACCGTCCCGGAGGGCTTCACCGTCGCGGCGACCCTGCAGCGCGTCGCCGAGGCCACCGGGCTGCCGATCGAGGAGGTGCAGGCGGCCGCCGCCGACACCGCCTCCCTCGGCCTGCCGGCCTACGCCGACGGCCAGCTGGAGGGCTTCCTCTTCCCGGCCACCTACGACGTCGAGCCCGACGACACCGCCACCGAGGTGCTGCGCGCCATGGTCGGCCGGTTCACCGAGGTCGCCACCGACCTGCAGCTCGAGCAGCGCGCCGCCGCGTCGGGCCGCTCGCCCTACGACGTGGTCGTCGTCGCCTCGATGATCCAGTCGGAGACCCGGCTGGACGAGGAGCGCCCGGACGTCGCGCAGGTGGTCTACAACCGGCTCGCGCAGGGCATCCCGCTCGGCATCGACGCCACGCTGGCCTACGGCCTGCAGAAGAACGGCAACGACCTCACCGTCACCGACCTGCAGACCGACAGCCCGTACAACACCCGCACGCGGGCCGGGCTGCCGCCGACGCCGGTCAGCTCCCCGGGCGAGGCGAGCCTCGAGGCGGCGCTGTCCCCGACCACCGGCGACCTCCTGTACTACGTCCTGGAGTCCGAGGACGGCCGGCACTTCTTCACCAGCGACTACGCGGAGTTCCAGGCCGCGCGGCAGCGGTGCGCCGACGCCGGCCTCGGGTGCGGTGGCTGA
- the ruvX gene encoding Holliday junction resolvase RuvX — MPEQRPDETGDMGERRVQGRPAVPPSRPRRTPPQQPVHHPTEAIDLRGAFPPVRHETTEIDLSQGLPAGLPLPPRRSRQGRRLGLDVGTVRVGVALSDPTGTLATPLETVERARDGADLERIAALVVEHEVTEVIVGEPRHLSGASGASAREARAYSRALAGRIGSVPVHLVDERLSTVTAASSLRANGLDSRAQRPVIDQAAAVVILQAYLDAQRGRS, encoded by the coding sequence GTGCCCGAGCAGCGCCCCGACGAGACCGGCGACATGGGCGAGCGGCGCGTGCAGGGCCGCCCGGCGGTACCCCCGTCGCGCCCGCGGCGGACCCCGCCGCAGCAGCCGGTGCACCACCCCACCGAGGCGATCGACCTGCGCGGGGCCTTCCCGCCGGTCCGCCACGAGACGACCGAGATCGACCTGTCGCAGGGCCTGCCCGCCGGCCTGCCGCTGCCCCCGCGGCGCTCCCGCCAGGGCCGCCGGCTGGGGCTCGACGTCGGCACCGTGCGCGTCGGCGTCGCGCTGTCGGACCCCACCGGCACGCTGGCCACCCCGCTGGAGACCGTGGAGCGCGCCCGCGACGGCGCCGACCTCGAGCGGATCGCGGCGCTCGTGGTGGAACACGAGGTGACAGAGGTGATCGTGGGGGAGCCGAGGCACCTCTCGGGTGCGTCGGGCGCCTCGGCGCGCGAGGCCCGTGCCTACTCTCGGGCACTCGCCGGGCGCATCGGCAGCGTGCCCGTGCACCTCGTCGACGAGAGGCTCTCCACCGTGACCGCAGCCAGTTCCCTGCGGGCGAACGGGCTCGACAGCCGTGCCCAGCGCCCCGTGATCGACCAGGCCGCCGCGGTGGTCATCCTCCAGGCCTATCTGGACGCCCAGCGGGGGCGCTCGTGA
- the alaS gene encoding alanine--tRNA ligase — MQTAEIRRRFLQHFEQRGHTVVPSASLVSPDPSLLFTVAGMVPFIPYLTGREPAPFPRATSVQKCVRTLDIEEVGKTTRHGTFFQMNGNFSFGDYFKDGAIRHAWELVTGPLAEGGLGFDPDRIWVTVYLDDDEAADAWHRIAGLPVERIQRLGKKDNYWHTGADGPGGPCSEIYFDRGPEFGPDGGPLVDTAGDRFLEIWNLVFMQYELTDVRSKEDFRVVGELPKKNIDTGMGMERVAFLLQGVDNMYEIDEVAPVLRRGAELAGVTYGKDHEADVRLRVVADHVRSGLMLIGDGVTPGNEGRGYILRRLLRRAVRSMKLLGVDTATLPELLPVSRDAMSGSYPELATDFERISAVAYAEEEAFRRTLTSGTALFDTAVAQAKAAGTPALSGEQAFSLHDTYGFPIDVTLEMAAEQDVTVDEAGFRALMQQQRDRARADARAKRTGSVDVLAYRRLLAEHGPTDWRAYDTLRTDSRVLGLVAELDGEDGGPAEAGAGEVVRVVLDRTPFYAESGGQVADAGSLTWDGGRAEVLDVQRPVKGLVVHQVRVLEGALGQGAELTAEVDREWRLSACQAHSGTHVVHAALRQVLGPQALQSGSYNRPGYLRLDFAWQGALSAQQRSDIEDVANAAVRADHRVRASFMTLPEARAIGALALFGETYGEQVRVVEIGGPWSRELCGGTHVAGSAQVGTLALTGESSVGAGSRRVEAVVGLEGFRYLARERDLVRQLGELLKSPTDGLLDRVGGIVSRLREVDREIAELRAQQSQAAAGQLAAQARDVGGVAVVAGSPSGLSGGDLRTLALDVRGRLGDRPGVVLLASESGGKVALVAALNPAAQQRGLSANDVLRAAAGPVGGRGGGKTDVAQGGGTDPGGIPAALQAGEQAVATAAGR, encoded by the coding sequence ATGCAGACCGCCGAGATCCGCCGCCGCTTCCTGCAGCACTTCGAGCAGCGTGGGCACACCGTCGTCCCCAGCGCGTCGCTGGTGTCGCCGGACCCCTCGCTGCTGTTCACCGTCGCCGGCATGGTGCCGTTCATCCCGTACCTGACCGGCCGCGAGCCGGCTCCGTTCCCGCGGGCCACCAGCGTGCAGAAGTGCGTGCGCACCCTCGACATCGAGGAGGTGGGCAAGACCACCCGCCACGGCACGTTCTTCCAGATGAACGGCAACTTCTCCTTCGGCGACTACTTCAAGGACGGCGCGATCCGGCACGCCTGGGAGCTGGTGACCGGGCCGCTGGCCGAGGGCGGGCTCGGCTTCGACCCCGACCGCATCTGGGTGACCGTCTACCTCGACGACGACGAGGCCGCCGACGCCTGGCACCGCATCGCCGGGCTGCCCGTCGAGCGGATCCAGCGGCTGGGCAAGAAGGACAACTACTGGCACACCGGCGCCGACGGTCCGGGCGGCCCCTGCTCGGAGATCTACTTCGACCGGGGCCCGGAGTTCGGCCCGGACGGCGGCCCGCTGGTCGACACCGCCGGCGACCGGTTCCTCGAGATCTGGAACCTCGTCTTCATGCAGTACGAGCTCACCGACGTCCGGAGCAAGGAGGACTTCCGGGTCGTCGGTGAGCTGCCGAAGAAGAACATCGACACCGGCATGGGCATGGAGCGGGTCGCCTTCCTGCTCCAGGGTGTCGACAACATGTACGAGATCGACGAGGTCGCGCCGGTGCTGCGCCGCGGCGCCGAGCTCGCCGGCGTCACCTACGGCAAGGACCACGAGGCCGACGTCCGGCTGCGCGTGGTGGCCGACCACGTCCGCAGCGGGCTGATGCTCATCGGCGACGGCGTCACCCCCGGCAACGAGGGCCGCGGCTACATCCTGCGCCGCCTGCTGCGCCGCGCCGTCCGCTCGATGAAGCTGCTCGGCGTCGACACCGCCACCCTGCCCGAGCTGCTGCCGGTCTCCCGCGACGCGATGAGCGGCAGCTACCCGGAGCTGGCGACCGACTTCGAGCGCATCTCCGCGGTCGCCTACGCCGAGGAGGAGGCCTTCCGCCGCACGCTGACCTCCGGGACGGCGCTGTTCGACACCGCCGTGGCCCAGGCCAAGGCCGCCGGCACCCCGGCGCTGTCGGGCGAGCAGGCCTTCTCCCTGCACGACACCTACGGCTTCCCGATCGACGTCACCCTCGAGATGGCCGCCGAGCAGGACGTGACCGTCGACGAGGCCGGTTTCCGGGCGCTCATGCAGCAGCAGCGCGACCGCGCCCGCGCCGACGCCCGCGCCAAGCGCACCGGCTCGGTCGACGTCCTGGCCTACCGGCGGCTGCTGGCCGAGCACGGCCCGACCGACTGGCGCGCCTACGACACCCTGCGCACCGACTCCCGCGTGCTCGGGCTGGTGGCCGAGCTCGACGGCGAGGACGGCGGCCCGGCCGAGGCCGGCGCCGGCGAGGTCGTGCGCGTGGTGCTCGACCGCACGCCGTTCTACGCCGAGTCCGGCGGCCAGGTCGCCGACGCCGGCAGCCTGACCTGGGACGGCGGCCGCGCCGAGGTGCTCGACGTCCAGCGCCCGGTCAAGGGCCTGGTGGTGCACCAGGTGCGGGTGCTCGAGGGGGCGCTGGGCCAGGGCGCCGAGCTCACCGCCGAGGTCGACCGCGAGTGGCGGCTGTCGGCCTGCCAGGCGCACTCGGGCACCCACGTGGTGCACGCAGCGCTGCGCCAGGTGCTCGGCCCGCAGGCGCTGCAGTCGGGCTCCTACAACCGGCCCGGCTACCTGCGGCTGGACTTCGCCTGGCAGGGTGCGCTCAGCGCGCAGCAGCGCTCCGACATCGAGGACGTCGCCAACGCCGCGGTGCGCGCCGACCACCGGGTCCGCGCCTCCTTCATGACGCTGCCGGAGGCCCGGGCCATCGGCGCGCTGGCGCTGTTCGGCGAGACCTACGGCGAGCAGGTGCGCGTCGTCGAGATCGGCGGCCCCTGGTCGCGCGAGCTCTGCGGCGGCACGCACGTGGCCGGCAGCGCGCAGGTCGGCACGCTGGCGCTGACCGGGGAGTCCTCGGTCGGCGCGGGCTCGCGCCGCGTGGAGGCCGTCGTCGGGCTGGAGGGGTTCCGCTACCTCGCCCGCGAGCGCGACCTGGTCCGCCAGCTCGGCGAGCTGCTCAAGTCACCGACCGACGGCCTGCTCGACCGGGTGGGCGGCATCGTGTCCCGGCTCCGCGAGGTCGACCGCGAGATCGCCGAGCTGCGCGCCCAGCAGTCCCAGGCCGCGGCCGGCCAGCTGGCCGCGCAGGCGCGTGACGTCGGCGGGGTCGCCGTGGTCGCGGGGTCGCCGTCCGGGCTGTCGGGGGGTGACCTGCGCACGCTCGCCCTCGACGTCCGCGGGCGTCTCGGGGACCGCCCGGGAGTCGTCTTGCTCGCCTCGGAGTCGGGGGGCAAGGTGGCTCTCGTCGCGGCGCTCAACCCCGCCGCGCAGCAGCGCGGCCTGTCGGCGAACGACGTGCTGCGCGCCGCGGCCGGCCCGGTCGGTGGCCGCGGCGGTGGCAAGACCGACGTCGCCCAGGGCGGCGGTACGGACCCGGGCGGCATCCCCGCCGCCCTCCAGGCGGGTGAACAGGCGGTCGCGACCGCCGCAGGGAGGTGA
- a CDS encoding DUF948 domain-containing protein — translation MSAGEWAGLIAALALVLLVVLLAVPLLKLGRTLDEATLTIRQTREQSGPILSQAQTTVAHVNSNLERVDDITGNAANVSSNVAALTSVVAATVGSPLIKVAAFSYGVRSATKKRREGQAIAEAAARDKASRRERRGARRDARRAA, via the coding sequence GTGTCCGCAGGAGAGTGGGCCGGACTGATCGCCGCCCTGGCGCTGGTGCTGCTGGTGGTGCTGCTCGCCGTCCCGTTGCTCAAGCTGGGGCGCACCCTCGACGAGGCCACGCTGACCATCCGGCAGACGCGGGAGCAGAGCGGGCCGATCCTCAGCCAGGCGCAGACGACGGTGGCCCACGTCAACAGCAACCTCGAGCGGGTCGACGACATCACCGGCAACGCGGCCAACGTGTCGAGCAACGTCGCGGCGCTGACCAGCGTCGTCGCCGCCACCGTCGGCAGCCCGCTGATCAAGGTCGCCGCCTTCAGCTACGGCGTGCGCAGCGCGACGAAGAAGCGCCGCGAGGGGCAGGCGATCGCCGAGGCCGCCGCCCGTGACAAGGCCTCGCGCCGCGAGCGCCGCGGTGCCCGTCGCGATGCCCGGCGGGCCGCCTGA